A window from Halomicrobium urmianum encodes these proteins:
- a CDS encoding HalOD1 output domain-containing protein, which yields MSQDTQIYRLSEGESLSQAVVHTLAHACDVEPTDLDARLFDAVDPDALDDLFAPADDASDRSGSVTFEIAGCRVEIDGASRVLVTPIEEASTAPGVTA from the coding sequence ATGAGTCAGGACACGCAGATTTACCGGCTGTCGGAGGGCGAATCGCTGAGCCAGGCCGTGGTACACACGCTCGCCCACGCGTGCGACGTCGAGCCGACGGACCTCGACGCGCGCCTGTTCGACGCCGTCGATCCGGACGCCCTCGACGACCTCTTCGCACCGGCGGACGACGCGAGCGACCGCTCCGGGTCGGTCACCTTCGAGATCGCCGGCTGCCGCGTCGAGATAGACGGGGCCAGCCGCGTCCTCGTCACGCCCATCGAGGAGGCGTCCACGGCTCCCGGGGTCACCGCGTAG
- a CDS encoding DUF2103 domain-containing protein, translated as MDCRQCASPLDRPGDYCLVCRSRNADTAVLELDRERATVTAIADGDVVGARTITTTPEEGGEDGVIELRNFAGLIADDVRRKRPEEVYVTGDRAVVDAVRGQLHYPFYRVEGEDPVERVIERRGEPALEVVEAAPEEKLGGSHSTLVGGREGQRAIRTAAAHPHVKKVIPGPIDAGGSGSRTGVRAKATRADEHGNVRLLIRDGSSVQENRIVTTAGDRELGEHVRADLNDALAEADLRD; from the coding sequence ATGGACTGTCGGCAGTGCGCGTCGCCGCTGGACCGACCGGGCGACTACTGCCTGGTCTGTCGGTCGCGCAACGCCGACACGGCGGTGCTGGAACTCGACCGCGAGCGGGCGACCGTGACCGCCATCGCCGACGGCGACGTGGTCGGTGCTCGCACCATCACGACCACGCCGGAGGAGGGCGGCGAGGACGGCGTGATCGAACTGCGGAACTTCGCGGGCCTGATCGCCGACGACGTCCGTCGGAAGCGTCCGGAGGAGGTGTACGTCACGGGCGACCGAGCGGTGGTCGACGCCGTCCGCGGGCAGTTGCACTACCCCTTCTACCGCGTCGAGGGCGAGGACCCCGTCGAGCGGGTCATCGAACGCCGCGGCGAACCTGCGCTGGAGGTGGTCGAGGCCGCGCCGGAGGAGAAACTCGGGGGCTCGCATTCGACGCTGGTGGGGGGTCGCGAGGGCCAGCGCGCGATCAGGACCGCGGCGGCCCACCCCCACGTCAAGAAGGTCATCCCCGGCCCCATCGACGCCGGCGGGTCGGGCTCTCGGACGGGCGTCCGGGCGAAGGCCACACGCGCCGACGAGCACGGCAACGTCCGCCTGCTGATCCGGGACGGCTCCAGCGTCCAGGAGAACCGCATCGTCACGACGGCCGGCGACCGGGAGCTGGGCGAGCACGTCCGCGCGGACCTCAACGACGCGCTGGCGGAGGCCGACCTGCGCGACTGA
- the psmB gene encoding archaeal proteasome endopeptidase complex subunit beta codes for MSEFTEDPYEPELGSFEDVQEGPTDADDETVVKTGTTTVGISTEDGVVIATDRRASLGGRFVSNKNVQKVEQIHETAALTLVGSVGGAQSFIRTLRSESDLYEVRRGEPMSIEALATLAGNFARGGPFFAINPILGGVDEEGSHVFSIDPAGGVLEDDYTVTGSGTMVATGTIEGQYDPEMSVEDARELAVSAVEAAAERDTGSGNGVVIAEVTADGVTIDRFDDYESAA; via the coding sequence ATGAGTGAATTCACCGAGGACCCCTACGAGCCGGAACTCGGCTCGTTCGAGGACGTCCAGGAAGGGCCGACCGACGCCGACGACGAGACGGTCGTCAAGACCGGTACCACGACCGTCGGCATCAGCACCGAGGACGGCGTCGTCATCGCGACGGACCGACGCGCCTCGCTGGGCGGCCGCTTCGTCTCCAACAAGAACGTCCAGAAGGTCGAGCAGATCCACGAGACCGCTGCGCTGACGCTCGTGGGGAGCGTCGGCGGCGCCCAGTCGTTCATCCGGACGCTGCGCTCCGAATCGGACCTCTACGAGGTCCGCCGCGGCGAGCCGATGTCCATCGAGGCGCTGGCGACGCTTGCGGGCAACTTCGCCCGCGGCGGCCCGTTCTTCGCCATCAACCCCATCCTCGGCGGCGTCGACGAGGAGGGGAGCCACGTGTTCAGTATCGACCCCGCCGGCGGCGTCCTCGAGGACGACTACACCGTCACCGGCTCCGGGACGATGGTCGCCACGGGTACCATCGAGGGCCAGTACGACCCCGAGATGAGCGTCGAGGACGCGCGAGAACTCGCCGTCAGCGCCGTCGAGGCCGCCGCCGAGCGCGACACCGGCTCCGGCAACGGCGTCGTCATCGCCGAGGTCACCGCCGACGGCGTCACCATCGACCGGTTCGACGACTACGAGTCCGCGGCCTGA
- the dcd gene encoding dCTP deaminase, with the protein MILSDADILRRLEAGDLVIEPLDDPDIQVQPASVDLRLGRDFLEFQHANIPCIHPNSEKETEEYTDLVTVEEDGEFILHPGDFVLGTTRERVEIPPDLIAHVEGRSSLGRLAVVVHATAGLCDPGFQGRITLELSNLGTAPVALTPGMRISQLTFTELKTPAERPYGEERGSKYQDQSGPQASKIEGDREFGGDQ; encoded by the coding sequence ATGATCCTCTCGGACGCGGACATCCTGCGGCGACTCGAGGCGGGCGACCTCGTGATCGAACCGCTCGACGACCCCGACATCCAGGTCCAGCCGGCCAGCGTCGACCTCCGCCTCGGCCGGGACTTCCTCGAGTTCCAGCACGCCAACATCCCCTGCATCCACCCCAACAGCGAGAAGGAGACCGAGGAGTACACCGACCTCGTCACCGTCGAGGAGGACGGCGAGTTCATCCTCCACCCCGGTGACTTCGTGCTCGGGACGACCCGCGAGCGCGTGGAGATCCCCCCGGACCTGATCGCCCACGTCGAGGGCCGCTCTTCATTGGGTAGGCTTGCCGTGGTAGTGCATGCCACAGCAGGTCTGTGCGATCCCGGATTCCAGGGCCGCATCACCCTCGAACTGTCGAATCTCGGGACCGCCCCCGTCGCGCTCACCCCCGGCATGCGCATCTCACAGCTCACCTTCACCGAGCTCAAGACGCCCGCCGAACGGCCCTACGGCGAGGAGCGCGGCTCGAAGTATCAGGACCAGAGCGGGCCGCAGGCCTCGAAGATTGAGGGAGACAGAGAATTCGGCGGGGACCAGTAG
- a CDS encoding DNA-directed RNA polymerase subunit P, with product MSYKCSRCKRDVTLDEYGGVRCPYCGHRVLLKERSRDVKEVGVQ from the coding sequence ATGAGCTACAAGTGTTCACGCTGCAAGCGCGACGTGACGCTCGACGAGTACGGCGGCGTCCGCTGCCCCTACTGCGGACACCGGGTGCTCCTCAAGGAGCGCTCGCGGGACGTCAAGGAAGTCGGCGTACAGTAG
- the truD gene encoding tRNA pseudouridine(13) synthase TruD yields MREAHPIERAVGIDHYVSDAEGIGGRLRDRPADFRVTELEAFDAEPVDADVGAYPHLVCRVTLCNWDTNDFASTLSDRLGISRERVSWAGTKDKRAVTTQLFSVKDVDPDDLPEIDGADIEVIGRAGRPVLFGDLAGNGFEITVRETDRPDAVAAVTDDLRAFAGGDVDDFADGEGSTEATVGVPNYFGQQRFGSRRPVTHEVGLAILREDWEGAVMAYVGNPHEREPERTREARAYIDETRDWQGALDRLPRSLGYERSICHRLVDNGGDDAEDFRAALEELPSNLQTLFVNAAQSYLFNRILSERLERDLPFDRPVEGDVVCFSDRDAPEGLPLPDPDRTQRVSEDRLRTVERHCERGRAFVTVPLVGTETELADGEPGEIERDVLDEAGVEPADFDLPGEWHSEGTRRAILVRTDLGVERDGDAVTFEFSLPKGSYATVLLREYLKRDPEAL; encoded by the coding sequence ATGCGCGAGGCCCACCCCATCGAGCGGGCGGTCGGGATCGACCACTACGTCAGCGACGCTGAGGGAATCGGCGGCCGCCTCCGCGACCGGCCCGCGGACTTCCGCGTGACCGAACTGGAGGCGTTCGACGCCGAACCGGTCGACGCCGACGTCGGTGCCTACCCGCACCTCGTCTGTCGAGTCACGCTGTGCAACTGGGACACCAACGACTTCGCGTCGACGCTGTCGGATCGGCTGGGCATCTCGCGCGAGCGCGTCTCCTGGGCCGGGACCAAGGACAAGCGCGCGGTGACGACCCAGCTGTTCTCCGTGAAAGACGTCGATCCGGACGACCTGCCGGAGATCGACGGCGCCGACATCGAGGTGATCGGCCGCGCCGGCCGCCCGGTCCTGTTCGGCGACCTCGCCGGCAACGGCTTCGAGATAACGGTGCGGGAGACGGACCGTCCCGACGCCGTGGCGGCCGTCACCGACGACCTGCGGGCGTTCGCTGGTGGCGACGTGGACGACTTCGCGGACGGGGAGGGTTCGACAGAGGCGACCGTCGGCGTCCCCAACTACTTCGGCCAGCAGCGTTTCGGCAGCCGCCGGCCGGTCACCCACGAGGTCGGACTGGCGATCCTCCGCGAGGACTGGGAGGGTGCGGTGATGGCCTACGTCGGGAACCCCCACGAACGAGAGCCCGAGCGGACGCGGGAGGCGCGGGCGTACATAGACGAGACCCGAGACTGGCAGGGCGCGCTCGACCGGCTGCCGCGCTCGCTTGGCTACGAGCGGTCGATCTGCCATCGACTGGTGGACAACGGCGGCGACGACGCCGAAGACTTCCGGGCGGCGCTCGAGGAGCTCCCGTCGAACCTCCAGACGCTGTTCGTCAACGCCGCGCAATCGTACCTCTTCAACCGGATCCTCTCGGAGCGCCTGGAGCGAGACCTCCCCTTCGACCGGCCCGTCGAGGGCGACGTGGTCTGTTTCTCCGATCGAGACGCTCCCGAGGGCCTTCCGCTGCCCGATCCGGACCGCACCCAGCGCGTGAGCGAGGATCGCCTGCGGACCGTCGAGCGCCACTGCGAACGTGGGCGTGCGTTCGTCACGGTCCCGCTGGTCGGGACGGAGACCGAACTCGCCGACGGCGAGCCCGGCGAGATCGAACGCGACGTACTGGACGAGGCCGGGGTCGAGCCCGCTGACTTCGACCTGCCCGGCGAGTGGCACTCCGAGGGGACGCGCCGGGCGATTCTCGTGCGGACCGACCTCGGCGTTGAGCGCGACGGCGACGCCGTCACCTTCGAGTTCTCGCTGCCGAAGGGGAGTTACGCGACCGTCCTCCTGCGGGAGTACCTCAAGCGCGACCCCGAGGCGCTGTAG
- the psmA gene encoding archaeal proteasome endopeptidase complex subunit alpha: protein MQGQNQQQAYDRGITIFSPDGRLYQVEYAREAVKRGTASVGVRTADGVVLAADRHARSPLLERESIEKIHKADDHVGIASAGHVADARQLIDLARRQAQVEQLRYGQRIGVEPLTKEITDYIQQYTQTGGARPFGVALLVGGIEDGEPRLFETDPSGTPYEWQAVAIGGDRDEIQSFLEENYEEEMDLESGIDLALRSLDSVSDEGLDASGVDIATVDVETEQFRSLDESDVADRVDEFEDTGGEDDE, encoded by the coding sequence ATGCAAGGTCAGAACCAACAGCAGGCGTACGACCGCGGGATCACTATCTTCTCCCCGGACGGACGTCTCTATCAGGTCGAGTACGCCCGCGAGGCCGTCAAGCGAGGCACCGCGAGCGTCGGCGTGCGGACCGCCGACGGCGTGGTGCTCGCCGCCGACCGGCACGCGCGGTCGCCGCTGCTCGAACGCGAGAGCATCGAGAAGATTCACAAGGCCGACGACCACGTCGGCATCGCCAGCGCCGGCCACGTGGCCGACGCCCGCCAGCTGATCGACCTCGCGCGCCGCCAGGCCCAGGTCGAGCAGCTCCGGTACGGTCAGCGCATCGGCGTCGAGCCGCTGACCAAGGAGATTACGGACTACATCCAGCAGTACACCCAGACGGGCGGCGCGCGCCCGTTCGGCGTCGCGCTGCTGGTCGGCGGCATCGAGGACGGCGAGCCCCGCCTCTTCGAGACCGACCCCTCCGGCACGCCCTACGAGTGGCAGGCCGTCGCCATCGGCGGCGACCGCGACGAGATCCAGTCGTTCCTCGAGGAGAACTACGAGGAGGAGATGGATCTGGAGAGCGGCATCGACCTCGCGCTCCGGTCGCTGGACTCCGTCAGCGACGAAGGCCTCGACGCGTCGGGCGTCGACATCGCCACGGTCGACGTCGAGACCGAGCAGTTCCGCTCGCTCGACGAGAGCGACGTCGCCGACCGCGTCGACGAGTTCGAGGACACCGGAGGTGAGGACGATGAGTGA
- a CDS encoding thiamine-phosphate synthase family protein — protein MRFVEEIVVDEFLPTYRSLLADALRERGLTQSEVADLLGISQSAVSKYVHGDVERNERFLNDDDLRDLVDRVAEGLASGEMRPVQALVESEVLIREMERGGPLAQLHEEAVPALAELEGEYAVHDPDSDLREAEQVLASVRRGLRVLENTSGFATLIPAVGSNLAEALSDAGGVEDVAAVPGRIVDVKGRATIPAEPEFGVSEHVANVLLAARAAGSDARATLNVAYDEDLLAELDAAGYETVEFEGQADLADAPDGDGPDDLDAAVAAALADAPDADVLYHTGGFGVEPIVYLLGPDAPTVAGMVRDVA, from the coding sequence ATGCGCTTCGTCGAGGAGATCGTCGTCGACGAGTTCCTCCCGACCTACCGGTCGCTGCTGGCCGACGCGCTCCGCGAGCGGGGGCTCACGCAGTCGGAGGTCGCGGACCTGCTCGGGATCAGCCAGAGCGCGGTCTCGAAGTACGTCCACGGCGACGTCGAGCGCAACGAGCGGTTCCTGAACGACGACGACCTGCGTGACCTGGTCGACCGCGTCGCCGAGGGGCTGGCCAGCGGCGAGATGCGGCCCGTTCAGGCGCTGGTCGAGTCGGAGGTGCTGATCAGGGAGATGGAGCGCGGCGGTCCCCTCGCGCAACTCCACGAGGAGGCCGTGCCCGCGCTGGCCGAGCTCGAGGGCGAGTACGCGGTCCACGACCCCGACAGCGACCTCCGCGAGGCCGAGCAGGTGCTGGCCTCGGTGCGGCGGGGGCTGCGCGTGCTGGAGAACACGAGCGGCTTCGCGACGCTGATCCCCGCGGTCGGATCGAACCTCGCCGAGGCCCTCTCGGACGCCGGCGGCGTCGAGGACGTGGCCGCCGTCCCCGGCCGCATCGTCGACGTCAAGGGGCGAGCGACGATCCCCGCCGAGCCGGAGTTCGGCGTCAGCGAGCACGTGGCTAACGTCCTGCTCGCCGCGCGGGCGGCCGGCAGCGACGCGCGGGCGACGCTGAACGTGGCCTACGACGAGGACCTGCTTGCGGAGCTGGACGCCGCGGGCTACGAGACGGTGGAGTTCGAGGGACAGGCCGACCTGGCGGACGCGCCCGACGGGGACGGGCCGGACGACCTCGACGCGGCCGTCGCAGCGGCGCTGGCGGACGCGCCCGACGCCGACGTGCTCTACCACACTGGCGGGTTCGGCGTCGAACCGATCGTCTACCTGCTCGGCCCCGACGCGCCGACCGTGGCCGGGATGGTCCGGGACGTCGCGTGA
- a CDS encoding aldo/keto reductase gives MDLPQVGLGTMGIEEPETITTALEMGYRHLDTAQIYGNEAVVGEGLAASDVDREDVTVATKLWIDSLAAEDVREGTEASLDRLGLDYVDLLYVHRPRGDYEPGETLPALDAVREDGLAREIGVSNFTPDQLATAREHLDEPIAANQVEFHPYYREPGALDEAREHGYPLVAYSPLIGGDVFDDTALGEIAEKHGVSPAAVSVAWLCGIDGVVTIPKASSEEHLRANLAAAALDLDDEDVARIEGIDREKELYPE, from the coding sequence ATGGACCTTCCACAGGTCGGTCTCGGGACGATGGGCATCGAAGAGCCCGAGACGATCACGACCGCGCTGGAGATGGGGTATCGCCACCTCGACACCGCGCAGATATACGGCAACGAGGCCGTCGTCGGAGAGGGACTCGCAGCGAGCGACGTGGACCGCGAGGACGTCACCGTCGCGACGAAGCTCTGGATCGACAGTCTCGCCGCCGAGGACGTCCGCGAGGGCACCGAAGCGAGCCTCGACCGCCTCGGCCTCGACTACGTCGACCTCCTGTACGTCCACCGCCCGCGCGGCGACTACGAGCCGGGCGAGACGCTGCCGGCGCTGGACGCGGTCCGCGAGGACGGGCTCGCCCGCGAGATCGGCGTCTCGAACTTCACGCCCGATCAGCTCGCGACGGCACGCGAGCACCTCGACGAGCCCATCGCGGCCAACCAGGTAGAGTTCCACCCCTACTATCGGGAGCCCGGCGCCCTCGACGAGGCACGCGAGCACGGCTACCCCCTCGTGGCCTACTCCCCACTGATCGGCGGCGACGTCTTCGACGACACCGCGCTGGGAGAGATCGCGGAGAAGCACGGCGTCTCGCCGGCGGCGGTCAGCGTCGCGTGGCTCTGCGGGATCGACGGCGTCGTCACCATCCCGAAGGCCAGCTCCGAGGAGCACCTCCGGGCGAACCTCGCGGCGGCCGCCCTCGACTTGGACGACGAGGACGTCGCCCGAATCGAGGGCATCGACCGCGAGAAGGAGCTGTACCCGGAATAG
- a CDS encoding class I SAM-dependent methyltransferase has protein sequence MNEKFEVDREFLFLGRTFEEYQDLFELEPADLRRGPILDCPGGPSSFTAVASALGASVTAVDPMYERSLDELEAECSESVDRNMEQVREKRDLFDFDYYGSVENRGRFLRAATERFLSDYERSPDRSVAAGLPDPPFADDEFALSLSGNLLFLYDDRLDETFHVAAARELARVTGDELRVFPLASLDLERSGLVEPVVDALRGDGRDVRFEPVDYDLRPAAEEMLVVSPRSAEWPAGAGRELFADQRAAVRPAMGYGAAPFDHDGVPVTTTSLDAAARASTPRSPAGPK, from the coding sequence ATGAACGAGAAATTCGAGGTCGACCGGGAGTTCCTGTTCCTCGGTCGGACGTTCGAGGAGTACCAGGACCTGTTCGAACTGGAACCGGCCGACCTCCGTCGGGGACCGATCCTCGACTGCCCCGGGGGCCCGTCGTCGTTCACCGCCGTCGCGTCGGCGCTCGGGGCGTCCGTGACGGCGGTGGATCCGATGTACGAGCGGTCGCTCGACGAACTCGAGGCGGAGTGTTCCGAGTCCGTCGACCGGAACATGGAGCAGGTCCGCGAGAAGCGCGACCTGTTCGACTTCGACTACTACGGGAGCGTGGAGAACCGGGGTCGCTTCCTCCGCGCCGCGACGGAGCGGTTCCTCTCGGACTACGAGCGCAGCCCGGACCGCTCCGTCGCGGCGGGGCTGCCGGACCCCCCCTTCGCGGACGACGAGTTCGCGCTCTCCCTCTCGGGGAACCTGCTGTTCCTCTACGACGACCGCCTCGACGAGACGTTCCACGTCGCCGCGGCGCGAGAACTCGCACGCGTCACGGGGGACGAACTCCGCGTCTTCCCGCTGGCGTCGCTGGATCTGGAGCGGTCCGGGCTCGTCGAGCCGGTCGTTGACGCGCTCCGCGGGGACGGCCGCGACGTCCGCTTCGAACCGGTCGACTACGACCTGCGGCCGGCAGCCGAGGAGATGCTCGTCGTCTCGCCGCGCTCGGCGGAGTGGCCTGCCGGAGCGGGCCGCGAGCTTTTCGCTGATCAACGCGCAGCCGTCCGGCCGGCGATGGGCTACGGAGCCGCGCCCTTCGACCACGACGGCGTGCCCGTGACGACGACGAGCCTCGACGCCGCCGCGCGAGCATCGACGCCGCGTTCGCCCGCCGGTCCCAAGTGA
- a CDS encoding DUF7001 family protein, with protein MVDRVTLYRAPTTVADADDVAEWLQERVDATVSVRDRFLSEFGDDDLPEAFAEARILSPYERETGNTMVGIVRYEERALENPERAGGIIYDGLQVQDALRQRIPGGERGLDHLHVPLLDRVVGTWGDHDGRWHKRVSVLGQPALVSVPGLYEAPAKPEQYYREQQKHAMLSGDAPPREVLEEEVEGEFLVAADPRTTEALKGYVLGAYHYLATGEGFCEDEDCRLANPHRQPGLVRAQLREPEFCPEHAELYRSTDA; from the coding sequence ATGGTCGATCGGGTCACGCTCTACCGCGCACCGACGACGGTGGCGGACGCCGACGACGTCGCCGAGTGGCTCCAGGAGCGGGTGGACGCGACGGTGTCGGTGCGGGACCGCTTCCTCTCAGAGTTCGGAGACGACGACCTCCCGGAGGCGTTCGCCGAGGCCCGCATCCTCTCGCCGTACGAGCGGGAGACGGGCAACACGATGGTGGGAATCGTGCGCTACGAGGAACGCGCCCTGGAGAACCCCGAGCGCGCCGGCGGCATCATCTACGACGGCCTGCAGGTACAGGATGCGCTCCGGCAACGGATTCCCGGCGGAGAGCGCGGACTCGACCACCTCCACGTCCCGCTGCTAGACCGGGTAGTCGGCACGTGGGGCGACCACGACGGCCGCTGGCACAAGCGCGTCAGTGTTCTGGGCCAGCCCGCCCTCGTCTCCGTCCCGGGGCTCTACGAGGCGCCGGCCAAGCCCGAGCAGTACTACAGGGAGCAGCAGAAACACGCCATGCTCTCCGGGGACGCGCCGCCGCGGGAGGTGCTGGAGGAGGAGGTCGAGGGCGAGTTCCTCGTCGCCGCCGACCCCCGGACGACGGAGGCGCTGAAGGGGTACGTCCTCGGCGCGTACCACTACCTCGCCACGGGCGAGGGCTTCTGCGAGGACGAGGACTGCCGGCTCGCGAACCCCCACCGCCAGCCGGGGCTCGTCCGCGCGCAGCTCCGCGAGCCCGAGTTCTGTCCCGAGCACGCCGAACTGTACCGGTCGACGGACGCGTGA
- the pth2 gene encoding peptidyl-tRNA hydrolase Pth2 — protein sequence MKQAIVARADLGMGEGKLAAQVAHASLMAYEDAVDGARSEWKGQGQKKVVLKASGEEELFRLADSAEREGLPHAVVRDAGHTELDPGTVSALAVGPAADDRVDAVTGDLSLY from the coding sequence ATGAAGCAGGCCATCGTCGCCCGAGCCGACCTGGGAATGGGCGAGGGGAAACTGGCGGCACAGGTCGCCCACGCCTCGCTCATGGCCTACGAGGACGCCGTCGACGGCGCTCGCTCCGAGTGGAAGGGGCAGGGCCAGAAGAAGGTCGTCCTCAAGGCGTCGGGCGAGGAGGAGCTGTTCCGCCTGGCCGATTCGGCCGAGCGGGAGGGCCTGCCGCACGCGGTCGTCCGGGACGCCGGCCACACCGAGCTGGACCCGGGCACCGTCTCCGCGCTGGCCGTCGGGCCCGCCGCCGACGACCGCGTCGACGCGGTCACGGGCGACCTGTCGCTGTACTGA
- a CDS encoding KEOPS complex subunit Pcc1, whose product MNHEAVLSFAYDDAQRARRVAASVRPEVGAIAGDRTRATLERDGDAVTVTVEAEDLTALRAGLNTWQRLVAVAERAGDAAPV is encoded by the coding sequence GTGAACCACGAGGCGGTTCTCTCCTTCGCGTACGACGACGCCCAGCGGGCGCGCCGGGTCGCCGCCAGCGTCCGACCTGAGGTGGGCGCGATTGCCGGCGACCGCACCCGGGCCACGCTGGAGCGCGACGGCGACGCCGTCACCGTCACGGTCGAGGCCGAGGACCTGACGGCGCTTCGCGCCGGCCTGAACACCTGGCAGCGGCTCGTCGCCGTCGCCGAGCGGGCCGGCGACGCCGCGCCGGTCTGA
- a CDS encoding 50S ribosomal protein L37ae codes for MAEQKGRTGSAGRFGARYGRVARRRVAEIEDDMRDEHDCPNCGEERVERQGTGIWECGYCGYKYTGGTYRPQTPGGKTVTRSIRAALAEDDDE; via the coding sequence ATGGCCGAACAGAAGGGACGCACCGGCAGCGCCGGCCGCTTCGGCGCCCGCTACGGGCGCGTCGCTCGCCGCCGCGTCGCCGAGATCGAGGACGACATGCGCGACGAGCACGACTGCCCCAACTGCGGCGAGGAGCGCGTCGAGCGCCAGGGCACCGGTATCTGGGAGTGTGGCTACTGCGGCTACAAGTACACCGGCGGCACGTACCGCCCGCAGACCCCCGGCGGAAAGACCGTCACCCGATCGATCCGCGCCGCCCTCGCCGAGGACGACGACGAATGA
- a CDS encoding class I SAM-dependent methyltransferase — protein sequence MTDARRFYARWARLYDALARLPGVRSWRAAAVNALALSPGDAVVEMGCGTGANLPHARRAVRPEGRVIGLDATRAMLERARGRGDADLLQADAVRPPIAVPVDGLLATFVAGMFADPAAVVDRWCDLVRPGGRAAFLHFAPSDRAWARPPNAAYRAFVWLSSTDKQRPGEVATGHQRRVDAAHDRLRERAVDYRERRLAGGYLRLASGRIE from the coding sequence GTGACGGACGCGCGGCGGTTCTACGCCCGCTGGGCCCGGCTCTACGACGCGCTCGCCCGCCTCCCCGGCGTCCGGTCCTGGCGGGCGGCCGCCGTCAACGCGCTCGCACTGTCGCCCGGAGACGCCGTCGTCGAGATGGGCTGCGGCACGGGCGCGAACCTCCCGCACGCGCGGCGGGCAGTCCGACCGGAGGGTCGCGTGATCGGTCTCGACGCGACCCGGGCGATGCTGGAGCGAGCGCGCGGACGCGGCGACGCCGACCTGCTCCAGGCCGACGCCGTACGCCCGCCGATCGCCGTCCCGGTCGACGGCCTGCTGGCGACGTTCGTCGCGGGGATGTTCGCCGACCCCGCCGCCGTCGTCGACCGGTGGTGCGACCTCGTTCGGCCCGGCGGACGCGCGGCCTTCCTGCACTTCGCGCCCAGCGATCGGGCGTGGGCCCGCCCGCCGAACGCCGCCTACCGCGCGTTCGTCTGGCTCTCGTCGACGGACAAGCAGCGCCCGGGCGAGGTGGCGACCGGCCACCAGCGCCGCGTCGACGCGGCCCACGACCGGCTGCGCGAGCGCGCGGTCGACTACCGGGAGCGGCGGCTGGCCGGCGGCTACCTCCGGCTCGCCAGCGGGCGGATCGAGTGA